From Paenibacillus sp. FSL H8-0537:
TAATCCATTATGTCAACCATCGCCATTCTCCTTGAATAATAAGAGTGGTTAAATCCGAATAAGTTAAGGATATATTTACCGACAGCGGCATTTATTATTCTGCTGATTGAATAGGATGGGCAAAAAGGGTCTGCTGGCAGGCAACAAAAAAAGCAGTGCTCTCCTGAGAGAACGCTGCTTTGATCCGGCTTAGCGTTATAGGCTAAACCAATTGTGTATCGTTATTAATGGAAATGAGCACAATGGCTTTATCCTCGCCAATATTTTTGGCATAGTGGGGCATGCAGGCTTTCCAGCTAAAGGAATCGCCTGCGTAGATAGTTGCCGATTCGTCTCCCTGCTCTACATAGATCGTGCCGGAGAGGAGGAAGTGAATTTCTTCCCCCGCATGGGCATGCTCCTCTGCCGTCGAGGCGCCGGGCTCAAGCTCGACCAGCATCATTTTGACGCTGCCGCGCTCGCTGAGCTGCTCGACCTTCATCTTCCCGCCGCCGTACAAAGTGTGCCGACGCTCATCCTTGCGCAAAATCTGCATCCGCTCATCCTTTTTGAGCAGCAGGAAGGCGAGCGGAACGTTCAGGGCTCCGGCAATATGATCGAGCGTAGAAATGGATGGCGATGTTTTGTTATTTTCTACTTGGCTTAGGAACCCTTGTGATAGTCCGGTAAGCTCCGCAACCTGTTGGATGGAGAGTTGTTTCTTCTTGCGAATTGAGCGAATGGTATTGCCAATATCCATGAGTACCTCCTGAAACATTGGTTGCCTCTTAACCGATGTCGTTAAGCTGTGGCGGTTGAGCCTGTGTATGTGGCATTAAGCTTCATCCATAGTAGCAAATGTTTTATTGACTTGCCAGCATTCACATGATAATATTTCTCATATAAAATATATATTCTTATAACAAATATATCAGATAAAGAGGCGATGGACAATGACTATTTCCATTCATCCAGCTGCACATATTGGATATGTGAAGCTTAAAGTAAGTAATATGGAGCGCTCGCTCCTTTTTTATAAAGCGGTTGTGGGCTTTAAGGAGCTTTCCCGAAGCGGGAACGAAGTGCAGCTGACGGCTGACGGCAAGCGTCCGCTGCTCATATTGCAGGAGCAGCAGGGTGCGGTTGTGCTGCCGGAGCGTGCAGCGGCGGGACTGTATCATTTTGCGATTTTATTGCCAAGCCGTGAAGCGCTGGGGCTTGCTTTGCGGAATTTGGCGAACCATAATGTACCGGTTGGGCAGGGCGACCATTTGGTTAGCGAAGCGCTCTATTTCAATGATCCAGACAACAATGGCATTGAAATTTACCGCGATCGCCCCCGCGAGCAATGGGAGAAGCTGGAGGGCGGCGGCTACAAGATGGCGACTGATCCCGTTGACATTCAGGGTCTGCTGGATGTTTCCGAAGGCACGGTTTGGAATGGGCTGCCCGAAGGCACGGTTATTGGGCATGTGCATTTGCATGTGAGCCATTTGCCGCAAGCCCAGCAGTTTTATTGCGACACATTAGGCTTTGATATTATTTTCAACATGGGCGGGTCCGCATTGTTCATCTCGGCGGGCGGCTACCATCATCACCTCGGCCTGAATACATGGGCAGGCGTAGGTGTACCCGCAGCTCCAGCGAATGCGGCAGGTCTGGACTACTACACGATTGTGCTTCCTAATCAAGCAGCGTTGGATGAAGTGCTGGCTAGACTGGGGCAAAAGCAAATACAATTCCGCAAGCAGG
This genomic window contains:
- a CDS encoding cupin domain-containing protein is translated as MDIGNTIRSIRKKKQLSIQQVAELTGLSQGFLSQVENNKTSPSISTLDHIAGALNVPLAFLLLKKDERMQILRKDERRHTLYGGGKMKVEQLSERGSVKMMLVELEPGASTAEEHAHAGEEIHFLLSGTIYVEQGDESATIYAGDSFSWKACMPHYAKNIGEDKAIVLISINNDTQLV
- a CDS encoding VOC family protein, with the translated sequence MTISIHPAAHIGYVKLKVSNMERSLLFYKAVVGFKELSRSGNEVQLTADGKRPLLILQEQQGAVVLPERAAAGLYHFAILLPSREALGLALRNLANHNVPVGQGDHLVSEALYFNDPDNNGIEIYRDRPREQWEKLEGGGYKMATDPVDIQGLLDVSEGTVWNGLPEGTVIGHVHLHVSHLPQAQQFYCDTLGFDIIFNMGGSALFISAGGYHHHLGLNTWAGVGVPAAPANAAGLDYYTIVLPNQAALDEVLARLGQKQIQFRKQADGWMVTDPSGISSLLTIGG